Below is a genomic region from Ictalurus furcatus strain D&B chromosome 27, Billie_1.0, whole genome shotgun sequence.
CCACCTTCAACCCCACACGCCAGCACaccttccctttctctccttcctcttTACTCGTCCCCTCATCCCctgcttcttcctcttcatctcgGCGCTCTTCGTCTCCTTTTTCTCCTTCAGTTGATGTCTGTCCTTCTTTCTCCTCAGTTGGCTTTACTGCTgtcaaaacacacatacacagtcagTGCATTAAAATCAGTGATGCACTGAAAAGAACCAACAATTTGAAACCAAAAACCTGCGGCAttttagtagcagtagtagaagtaatagtagtagtaatagtagcagtagcagtagtaagagtagtagtaatagtagtagtagtagcagtagtaagagtagtagtagcagtagcagtagtaagagtagtagtagtagtagtcgtagtagtagcagcagtagtagtagcagtaacagtagtagtagtagtagtagtagtagtagcagcagcagtagtagtagcagtaacagtagtagtagtagcagtagcagtagtaagagtagtagtaatagtagtagtagtagtagcagcagtagtagtagtagcagtaacagtagtagtagtagtagtagtagtagtagcagtagtagcagtagcagtagtaagagtagtagtaatagtagtagtagtagtagtagtagtagcagtagtagtagtagcagtagcagtagtaagagtagtagtagtagtagtagtagcagcagtagtagtagtagcagtaacagtagtagtagtagtaacagtagaagtagtagtagtagtagtagtagcagtagcggtagtaacagtagtattagtcgtagcagtagcagtagcagtaatagtagcagtcatagcagtagcagtagtagtagtagtagtagtagcagtagtagtagtaacagtagcagtagcagtagcgGTAATAACATTAGTAGTAGtcgtaggagtaatagtagcagtcacagcagtagtagtagtagtagtagtagtaatagtagtagtagtagtagtagcagtagtagtcgtagcagtagcagtagtaatagtagtagtagcagtagtagcagcagtagcagtagtagtagcagtagcagtagtcgtagcagtagtagtagcagtagtaatagtagtagtagtagcagcagtagtactagtagcagtagtagtagtagtagtagtagtagtactggtagtggtagcagtagtaacatAGTAAGAGTactgtagtaatagtagaagtactagcagtagtagtagtagtggtggtggtggtagaagCAGTAACATAGTAGTAACTGTAGTAGTGGTGGCAGTAGTAATATAGTAACAGTACTGAAGTATTagtataagtagtagtagtagcagtagtaataatataaGAAGTAGTAGAAACATTAATACTtatagtagtagcaatagtaatagtagtaatagtaatagtagtaaaagtagtagcagtagtggcaTTAGTACTAATAATAGAAGTAGTGCTAAAAGTAAAATGGAACTaacaagagaaaaaacaaatagCATAAAATCAAAGTATAGCAAAGTCCTGAACTTTTTCAAAGTTCTGCCATTTTTATTCcaaaagtgtcatttttgtcTAAtgtcatacaaaaaaaaaaaaaccatcttgTGATGAACTTTAAGTGCCAGACCTAAAATCcagacgcagatctaaaatcaTTAGTAtctccccccgccccccaaaaaaaataataaaacatactaACACTGCGATCAGCAAGGACCTGACTCTACCGCACTGCTATACACAGCTACTGGGAAATTAGTGCTCAGAGGAAGAAATTACTCTGGAgccattttcttcttctcaccTTCCCAAAAGGGAGAGAACAATAACCAAAGAAGAAATCATAAAGCAAAAGGCAGCTGAGTAAAATCAATACTAAACTCCTCTCAGAGGCCAAGCCCAGAGCAGGCCTTTCTCTTTGCTCAGCAAGGATAAATAGTAACTTAATTTCAGCCCCGTGTTCCCTGACACAGCTCTCCAAGGACCGCCAGCACGGAGAGCATCAGCGCCTGCTCGGGATTCGATCAGAAACGTAGCTCCATCTGACAAAAACCATGTCTgaactgtttattttaaagcaacCGCGTACCAGAGATCGGAGAAGGGCCGAAGCAATCACGCGATAACAGATCGACGAGTCGTTTCGGATTTTGAATGGAAGATAGTACTTGAAGTTTGACTTGTTAAGCACAGGAACGTTGCTGAGGTATGGAAAATCTGTAGACCAGACCTCATGAAAATGGGTTTCTAAAAGCTCTGCTCACTTCACAGTGCATTACGGCATTACAAACCAGATCGATCAAGGACCAGGCCCAAAGGGGCACGCACGATGAAACTCCTGCACATGCTAACGCCGGAATCTTGTAAgatctcataaaaaaaattttttttaaaaatgtaaaaaaaaaacggaggCGATCCTCCTGGTAGTGATTCGGTCTAGCCGTCTCTGCAGAGCTTCACAGCAACACACACTAAAGCGAGCGCTGCAGCTGGTGTGTGTTCACACAGGAACAGCTTTTGTCAGGAGTGAACCGAGAGGTCAATTtggcttcacacacacacacacacacaggggtacTGTGTTTTAAAGCAGACTccagagaggtcagaggtcaaatcGGTGTGTAGTATATGGGTGAAACAAAGCCGAGGGCAGGTGGTTCTCTTTAAGGAAACGTGTATGAGAACGAGTAAGTGTAgagtcggggtgtgtgtgtgcttaatcGCTGCTAAATCACGGCGGGCGTCTGCACACTTCTTCGCTTTGCTTTTGCTCAAGATCAGCTGTCAAGCGCAAACAGATACAACGGGTGAACATTTGGTGAGACCTGGTTCTAGAATGAAATGTCACACGGTGCGTCGTCATTAGCACAGCTATAAAACATTTCTCTGGGTAAAAGCTAGTGGAAGCATTTCGTACAGCATCTCATTCTCCTTAGATAAACGTACTGGCTTTATTCTCTCGATTGATCGGGGAAATGGCCTCTCGATCCAAGATACTCAACTACTGACTTATAGGGTTTTGGTTCAAATCTAAGAACTGGATCTCTGGGTTCTTACAGCTTTAAACTTAGTAGTAACAACAGATAAACAGACTGAATAAGATTAGCTAAGGATTGATTGGAAATTCGATGGGTAGTTAATCATTAGTTAATATGGAAACTTTTTAGATCCGATAAGAAATGCTGTTGAAAGATCAGTGTTCATCTTGATTTCAATTGGAagtgtgtaataaaatgttcatagCGGTAGATAGGAGGCCTTAACATATATACAGAACAGAACAATCTAGAACCCATAAGGATACATAAGGCTGTCCTTCTGTAGGTTTCCCTTTTAGAGACCCTAATCCAGACCCTAACCCTAGCTCCGAGTACAGTACAACTGTTTGGGGAAGGTGAAATCCGATTTATTCAatcctatttattatttatagatcCTAACTATTCATAGAACCGCTGAAGAACCCAAAAGAAGGACGTATTTTTTAACGATAAGGGCATTTGTCTGGGCATCTGATAAGGGCATCTGTCTGGGCATTTTTATACACGGTATATTTCAGGGTATTGTCTAGATAATCGCGCTCTCCATAAGAACACCATCATTACAACACCACCtaagggaatatcttttggaacgTCTTCATCGCTCCGGTACAgatccagagacttgtagaatctgttCTGACAGCTCAGGATTGTCGAATGCCCTACTAAGACACTttaggctcttttttttttttcccccctttaatTCGTCATGTGTACGTATTCAAAGCTTCTCTGGGTGATGATTTTAACCGCACTGTAATGTTGAAAAACTACAACACTGACTTGTTACGAAAAAGAGTCATGTCACGTTCTGGATTACTTTCTCACACTACCCTGCTGTTACACACTGTTCTTTCAGTCCTTCACCTTCAGTCTTGGTCTCTCCAGGGCAACTGTAGCTGTAAACTGCGACAGGCGAATGAGGAACGAGGTTCTCATCGTGGTGCCATCCGACTGCCATCTTCCCCATTCCGTAATACGGCTCTTCCTTCAGCTGGCTCATGCTGGCCGGGTCCATGTAGTTAATGAGCGTGATGTTGAACCGGATCGGGCCGGACTCTGAAGTATGAGGAGACGAGCGGGAGCAGCCCTGTCCGCTATCCGAATCGTCTCCCGacttcctctcttccttctcttcgCACGTTCGATCCTTGGAACATCCTTCGCTTTGGggcttttcttttccttcctcctcttctGATTCGCTGCGCTTGCGTTTGCTGGTCCGGCGGTTTTGATGCAGCTGCACGTCAGAGCAGAAGAACTGGTTCAGCTCCCATAAAGCCTTGCAGGCGGCTCTCAACCCGGTGTCACAGCAGGGTTTGTCTCCGTGGCCTTCGTTACGTCCCAGGCCCTCGTCTTCCTCACAGTGCCAGGGGATGGTGAAGAGACGGGTGTCCAGGTAGCGGTAGGTGCACCCGGGCTGGCCGACAAGGGCACGCGACACGGCCGTGAACACATCGCGCTCTCGCACACGCACCAGATCCCTCAGGAGGCAGCCTCGGTCACGCAGAGTGCTCAGCGCGGATTGAACACGCTCGTCCAGGCCCGGGGGAAGGCTGCCTGAGCGCCGCAACATCAGTCCCGAATAACTGGTGtcccactgcagcacaacaaacattaacatcaataaacaataacaataaataaggCTGCTTATTAGATAACATAGATGACAGCCTTTATTTCTCACATAGATATTccagtacagtgaaattatttaaaataaaaaaaagtacttttaaatCGATGAAGCAGCCACACCAGATCTTTGGTTCATAATGCATGATGCActtaagtaagtatgtaagtaaagtacataagtatgtaagtaaagtgcataagtatgtaagtaaagtacataagtaagtatgtaagtaaagtgcataagtatgtatgtaagtaaagTGCATACGTATGTAAGTAAAGTGCataagtatgtatgtaagtaaagtgataagtatgtaagtaaagtgcataagtaagtatgtaagtaaagtgcataagtatgtaagtaaagtGCATAAGTAAGTATGCAAGTAAAGTAcataagtaagtatgtaagtaaagtACATAAGTAAGTATGCAAGTAAAGTAcataagtaagtatgtaagtaaagtacataagtaagtatgtaagtaagtgcATAAATAAGTACACATGTAATATGTAAGCAAGTAAGTACATAAATAAGAAAGTACACAAGTAAGTAAGcatgtatgtaaataagtaCATAAAGTACATAAGTATGTAAGTAACCATGTAAgtaataaacaagtaaataagtACATAAGTATGTACATAAATAAGTGCAAAAGTACACAAGTAAGcatgtatgtaagtaagtacatAAGTATGTACGTAAATAAGTGCAAAAGTACACAAGTAAGcatgtatgtaagtaagtacatAAGTATGTACGTAAATAAGTGCATAAGTACGTAAGTGTGTAAGGAAGtaagtacataaataattacataCGTATGTAAGTAAGcatgtatgtaagtaagtacatAAGTATGTACGTAAATAAGTGCAAAAGTACACAAGTAAGcatgtatgtaagtaagtacatAAGTATGTACGTAAATAAGTGCATAAGTACGTAAGTGTGTAAGGAAGtaagtacataaataattacataCGTATGTAAGTAAGcatgtatgtaagtaagtacatAAGTATGCACATAAGTACGTAAGTACATAAGTACTTAAGTATGTAAGAAAGTAAGCATATAAGTAAgcatgtaagtaagtaagtaagtaagtgagGAAGCACATAAATAAGTACATAAGTAGGTAAGCATGTAAGTAAGCATGCATGTAAATACATAAGTAAGCATGTGATTAAGTAAGCATGTAAGTACGCAAGTATATAAGTATGTGCATATGCATGCAAGtgcatgagtaaataaataaatacataaatgcctacatgcatacatacatacatacatacataaaataagcagaaagaaaaaattcaataaaaatgtatttttaagatgaattcagataaataaattaataaagacaTTTAATAATAACTAAGCTCTAAAAGTGTTACGTAAATAAAAGAGATctaaaacaaaaatgataaaCAGTGAATTTGCAGCTGACTAAGGTGTACGTTTAGTGACGGCTGTATGTTCACTTACGGTGCTCTGTTAATACATGGATGCTGTACTAGCACCACCGATACCTTAAATGTGGAACATGAGGAACATTAGACCCTTTTCCCACTCGGTGGTTGCAGCCTGGGCTAAACAGCCAAAAGGGGCGGAGCCATCAGATGTACTTTAAACGTGAGTGACGTGACAAATTAGGGGCAAAGAAGTCTGATTCAAGTACTCGAGTATATGATGTATAGTGTACCAATGCACCAGTTGAGACTAATGAGTTATTTGAATTCTTTGATATATTTTGATGAGTTATTAAGGAAAACAGATGCATGAGGTCGTGGGAGCAGAAGGACTCACTAGCTGCTGGAAGCCGGGATCAGAAGGAGACAGGAAGGGGATCTTCTGCTCGCCAAGTTCCTGTAGGAGCCGGCGCCTCTGCGTAGCACAAATACAACCGGCATATTACTAAAGCATAGTCATAACACTTTATACAGGTGCTCTTAATCATTTACGACATCATAACAGACATCCATTGAAAACACACTCTGCTTAATGAGATCTTCTAGAAACACTCGTTTTCTTTTATTCATGTTCATGATCTTCCTGCTGAGCACAAGGCATGGTGATTTTGAACAAAGCGTCgtactcctcttataccaagAACACTAAGATTGTTCACTTATTCGTTACAAAGCTAcgcatttttatccatttacactTACATCTAATGATGTCCTGTCATTActcatgttatagcagctataaacactcattccttttcttttctttttctcttgagGTTAATatgacagaagaaaaaaaaaaaaaaacacagtcctGAGGACTTCTCCATGTTGGAAACCAGTTACAGTTTTTCCTCTGGCTGTTAcagagcgctgacactggagactccttccataaatgttacatacacTTCTTCTTACAGGGAATAATCGCACGTTTATGAAAGTCTCGTGTATGTACGCTATAAAACCGTACAGTCCCTGATAGAAACGCTACCtcattagaacgagtgcattaatataaacctgtgattggccgtggtgttatagaaaattaatcaaaaacattctaaccaatcagaattgagaatgcAATATCGTTGAAAGGCAGGGGTTTTGGGTAATGTTTGTACTTCAATATTAAGCCTGtctcatatatgtatatatatatatatatatgtatatgtattggTGCATGCGAACCACTAAACAGACGTTAGTAAGGAACGCTAACCATTTTTATATCTTCTGAGAAGTAAATGctgcgctctgattggctgaggaaTGGTTATCCTCAGGATTATTTTAGTATCAGTTCTCAAATGTGTTAACTGTGTGAAAGGCAGGACGGTGATAGTGGGTTCGTCTTTTGGCCAACGAGCACAAAGACAAACGCACGTAAGCCTGACGTGGAACGTTCCGATCGTTCCCATAACCCTTTGCGTATCTCCCGTTCATGGAGGTATCGGGTTTTTACAGCTCCGGCTCGCCCGATCAAAGTGCTTTTTATTGGGCCCCACATTCCGTCCTGACCTGTAAATCCAACGGCAACCGGTGTAAAAAATCCTGATACCCAAATAAATTTCACAAGGGCAGCACTGCCTGGGcctctacacacacatttacgcacacacacacacacacacacacacacacacacacacacactttgtccaTGCAGGTGCACAGTTCAGGTTGAGGGAACATCACAGAGGGGTCAAGTGACCCTCGTTCAGCCAGTACGCAGCACACTCTCGCCCTCTCAGTAGGCTGGTAGAATGcttacacacgctcacacacacacacatacacactactgTGATGTTTAAGGAGAAAAGAGACTCGTATATATTCCGAGACATTTACTGAGGCCCGCTCTCACATTTCAGCAGCGCTAATAATGCCAACGCTCTACAACACGACTTAAATAGAGCGAGTGTGTGCACTTTTGCTCAAATGGGGCTTGACTTTTAGggcaaaataaaatgttccttTAATAACATGAAAGcaaaggtgggggggggggggggactggaGGCAAGGTTAAGTCCGGGTTCGAGAGGAGTACACGTGTGTCTCTGCACATGTTGagtgtacagacagacagacagagagagagagagagagagagagagagacagagagcaagagagagagagagacagagagagagagagagagagagagagagacagacagagagagacagagagagacagacaggcaggcagacaaagagccagacagacaaagagcgagagagacagacagacagacagacagacagagagagagagacagagagagagacggacagagagagagagagagagacagacagacagagagagagagacagacaggcagacatagagaaagagtgagagagagggacatacacacagagagagagagagacagacagatagacagacacagagagagcaagagagagagagacagacaaacacagagagagagagagcgagagagagagacagacagagagagacagagagagacagacaggcaggcagacaaagagccagacagacagagagcgagagagacagacagacagacagacagagagcgagagacagagagagagacggacagagagagagagagagagagacagacagacagagagagagagacagacaggcaggcagacaaagagccagacagacagagagagagagagacagatagacatagagacagacagacagacatagagaaagagcgagagagagggacatacacacagagagagagagacagacagacagacagacagacacagagagcaagagagagagagacagacaaacacacagagag
It encodes:
- the fto gene encoding alpha-ketoglutarate-dependent dioxygenase FTO isoform X1, whose protein sequence is MKRSDDSEREKRRKRRRLLQELGEQKIPFLSPSDPGFQQLWDTSYSGLMLRRSGSLPPGLDERVQSALSTLRDRGCLLRDLVRVRERDVFTAVSRALVGQPGCTYRYLDTRLFTIPWHCEEDEGLGRNEGHGDKPCCDTGLRAACKALWELNQFFCSDVQLHQNRRTSKRKRSESEEEEGKEKPQSEGCSKDRTCEEKEERKSGDDSDSGQGCSRSSPHTSESGPIRFNITLINYMDPASMSQLKEEPYYGMGKMAVGWHHDENLVPHSPVAVYSYSCPGETKTEAVKPTEEKEGQTSTEGEKGDEERRDEEEEAGDEGTSKEEGEKGKVCWRVGLKVAWDIHTPGLALPLQSGDCYYMTDDLNRTHQHCVLAGDKARFSSTHRVAQCITGTLEYIQKRCSEALENLHTDPETGAKSLRSLLLSTLQHIEDIHNEVEFEWLRQYWFQGRRYARFCSWWSKPMERLETDWKQMERMTELLLAVVEDENNVQENRQEMAETLLNALSDRQQHRQTWRDRCQSSLAQTLPPEESPVDRPYWSSDDPDMPLPFDLSDIISRVESLLWRM
- the fto gene encoding alpha-ketoglutarate-dependent dioxygenase FTO isoform X2, with amino-acid sequence MKRSDDSEREKRRKRRRLLQELGEQKIPFLSPSDPGFQQLWDTSYSGLMLRRSGSLPPGLDERVQSALSTLRDRGCLLRDLVRVRERDVFTAVSRALVGQPGCTYRYLDTRLFTIPWHCEEDEGLGRNEGHGDKPCCDTGLRAACKALWELNQFFCSDVQLHQNRRTSKRKRSESEEEEGKEKPQSEGCSKDRTCEEKEERKSGDDSDSGQGCSRSSPHTSESGPIRFNITLINYMDPASMSQLKEEPYYGMGKMAVGWHHDENLVPHSPVAVYSYSCPGETKTEAVKPTEEKEGQTSTEGEKGDEERRDEEEEAGDEGTSKEEGEKGKVCWRVGLKVAWDIHTPGLALPLQSGDCYYMTDDLNRTHQHCVLAGDKARFSSTHRVAQCITGTLEYIQKRCSEALENLHTDPETGAKSLRSLLLSTLQHIEDIHNEVEFEWLRQYWFQGRRYARFCSWWSKPMERLETDWKQMERMTELLLAVVEDENNVQENRQEMAETLLNALSDRQQHRQTWRDRCQSSLAQTLPPEESPVDRPYWSSDDPDMPLPFDLSDIISRVESLLWR
- the fto gene encoding alpha-ketoglutarate-dependent dioxygenase FTO isoform X3; the encoded protein is MKRSDDSEREKRRKRRRLLQELGEQKIPFLSPSDPGFQQLWDTSYSGLMLRRSGSLPPGLDERVQSALSTLRDRGCLLRDLVRVRERDVFTAVSRALVGQPGCTYRYLDTRLFTIPWHCEEDEGLGRNEGHGDKPCCDTGLRAACKALWELNQFFCSDVQLHQNRRTSKRKRSESEEEEGKEKPQSEGCSKDRTCEEKEERKSGDDSDSGQGCSRSSPHTSESGPIRFNITLINYMDPASMSQLKEEPYYGMGKMAVGWHHDENLVPHSPVAVYSYSCPGETKTEVKPTEEKEGQTSTEGEKGDEERRDEEEEAGDEGTSKEEGEKGKVCWRVGLKVAWDIHTPGLALPLQSGDCYYMTDDLNRTHQHCVLAGDKARFSSTHRVAQCITGTLEYIQKRCSEALENLHTDPETGAKSLRSLLLSTLQHIEDIHNEVEFEWLRQYWFQGRRYARFCSWWSKPMERLETDWKQMERMTELLLAVVEDENNVQENRQEMAETLLNALSDRQQHRQTWRDRCQSSLAQTLPPEESPVDRPYWSSDDPDMPLPFDLSDIISRVESLLWRM